The segment ATATTTGTAGATTTAAAGCCTAGGTAGTGCTAGAGGTTATTGCAATTGAAAACCCTTGCCCGTAAAACTCATACTCACTCAATGTTTTGTATCGGAATCCTCGGCCGGTAGTGCAGTTCATCGGCTGGTTCGGAGTAAACAACATTCACACCCTCCAGTCCCATCTCTTGGCGCACTTTCTGCAAAAACAGAGTCATATCTTCCTTGTCCTCGCAAGTGAACGCAATCAAATCTCGCTTTGCTATAGTATTTTCCAGGAATTTCGCATTATCACTGATCGGAACGTTTAACTCCAGAATCATCGGCTCGTAGATTTTTCCCTGAAACAGATGCTCATTTTCTCTTAGCCACATAGTAGCTCGATACGTAGAATCGAACTGAGACTGTAACAGCCTTAGCTTGACCTGCGCAACGTTTTCCAACGACTCAATCCTGCGCTTCACACTGACCATCTCCGGTTTAATATCGCTCTCGATCTTCTGGTTCAGTTCGTTTCGGCGACTGATCAGCAAATCGCTTTCCTGCTTCAACCGGTTTATTTGGCTTATCAGCTCGGTTTTCCGTGCTTCCTGATCTTTTTCCGATCCCCTCTCCTGATAGGCTTGCTTGCAGTCTTGAACCGCCAGCGAAAGGGCTTTGCGTGCCTGTTCAAGTTCATTTTCCCGATCGGCCGACTGAGAAATAGCATCCTGGAGGTCTCGCTTTTGTTTGTTGATCTGATCTTCCATCTGTTCTGTGCGCGATTCCATCTGATGCAACTTTCCGGAATTGGACCCCATTTCCGACTGTTCCTGTTTGATCTTTTCGTTCAGTTCGGATTTGGTTTTGTTCAGTTTTACTGCTTTGGATTTTAGTGGATCTAAAATCTTCTGTTTAGCATTCAAATTTCTGtcagtaaaaataaataaaattacagaTTATTAGGCAGTGTGCTTAGTTCAAGGTTTTCTTACGTTTTTGCCAACTGCATGTCGTCCTTCGTTGCATTGTAATCAAGAAAAATTTGTTCGTACTCCAGCCAAGCTTTACGGGCGTTGCAAACTTCCACCTCCTTTTCATACTTCTTGCgtacattcatattttcaatcTGTACACGAAGTTCCTCGTTTTTCGATTCTGCTTCTTTGAGTTTGGCCGCATGGTCAGCGGTCGATTTCGTCACATCTTTCTGTTCCTTTCGTTTCTCCAGCAGCTGATCCATTACCTCGATCATGTTCGACGAGCAGACAGATGCCTGCGTATTCATCAGCAGCTCTTGGGGATTCATCTTGGCAAAGTCCTGAACTCGATCCTGTGGCAAAAACTGACACAGATTATCGATCTGAATGTTCAGCTTACGAATCCGCTGCAAAAATTCCTTGTGAGAAACCTTAGTTCCATCGATCTCGAACCGATCCTTCCCACGTCGATCAAAAGTCCGTCTAAACGTAATAAGCGACCTTTTGTCGTTCTTATACAAGGTCACTTCGATCTTGGCCTCTTCCTTACCGTTTTTGATGTAGTCTTCGATCTAAAATTTGCAATTCAGATCAGATATTTATCGTTTTTGCTTACCAATTTGAGTAACGCCTACACTTCCGGAGCGAGATAGCAACTTGCAGTGACCGCCCATCCCCAGTACAATCGCTGCCACAATCGTCGACTTGCCGGTTCCATTAGGACCGATAATAATGTTGAGGTGTTCATCCGGATAGAAAATTGCGACATCGTAGGTACTGtaataaatacaaaataattgCAAATATCTACTAAACTAATTCGCAAGTAGATATGGAATATACTTACACAAAATCTTTAACAGCAACGGATTTAATTTTGCCGATGGCTGAAGCTGCCATCGTTCTACTGTATTTAAACGATGCCACaacaaactaaacaaaaaatatttccagaGAAGTAAACTGTTTATAGTTTGAACAAAGATAACACATTATAAAAAATCAAACTAGAAGCACAACCAATCGCGTTTTTcgcaaaaataacaagaaacaacaaaaacaatgtTCACGGAAAATATTGGCGGtaacttttgtttttcatgtTGCAACACGAATTTTggaatgcaatgcaatgcataTGCAAGCAGCAAGCTGTCAGTGGGAGATTTCGTTttcagaaaacgaaaaaaaacgataTAATCGTAACACATGATAACGTAGTTTTGTTAAATATGCTGACCACCGGTAGAGAGCAGCACAACATTATTAATGCAGGATGGCGCTCTCTAGTACGCACTGGAGAGAAACGCGTAACATGTTCGATGGTTCGATGAAATAAGCGGAGTAGATAGCGCTACTTAAGCTTATATCGCCGGTCGTATGCAGCGTTGTGCCattcttttcatttttgtttaagcAATATACATCATCTAATGTTGCTGTTTTAAACCAATATACAATATTTAAcgtaatttattcaaaattataGGAATGAGTGTTAATTGCCGTCGCAGTGTGAAAAACCACttcaatttttatcattttttgaatGGATTTCAACGAATAATCCAAAAATTCTTGAACAATTCAGCACTTAAAAACATTTAACTTCCGAATCGTGCACTTTtatttcactaaaaagcgattattattaAGCATTTTAGACTAACCTCGTGTTTTGTCTAGTGATCGTGATCGACATCGATCCGCGTAAAGTCCGGAAGGTCCGGTCCGAATAAATATATGGACATGACCTGCTTACGCGAAGCTTGTCCTGCTGTTCAGCTTTTTAGCGAACATTTTCAAAACGAAATGCTGCtttcaggggcggactgggagccaaagggcccaccgggcctttgagattaggggccccgtgcaacttgactcgactcaggcacgtcgagtgtcgagtatcgggagaacggacagcatagcggctcgatgctcgaaacaaaacaaactcagtcgttattaggaccgagttatcagcttttagcgtgtgcgtcatattagcggttcacggtactttagtttggacgcatttttcttcaacccaatcttcgctactttgagttttagtttttgcagccaccaccacagatgttgttctatcgacaatatccatttcattggcaaagcagacgaactaactagatttgctgacgattgtgcctgtgtgttgctcctttcataacatcctgtaacggcatgttgtaCAGCCCAtctgagggaccatcacgttaataaagtccactgcgaggttagaatggccatgattttacgatCGATGGtaacatacgcaactttgaaatcaatgaaataattgtgcgtagaattctgtattcatgaactttttggaggatctgccgcagcgtaaatatttgattctttattgaccgtgcttaagcgaacccggaagagaactttccacattctgataagtgccactgtgcatttttgccagcaatgcaacgttttcctcatctatcacccattcatatttcaaataagcgtatcaAATCAAATTAAGTATCAAAGTACCAAATAAgcggattttataaatgataggatgtcaacagttGAATATAGataagtagcttactgcgtcttcacatcagaacaaaacagttcatagtgcaggcgattcccgtgccgagttatagctatccctgggattaaactcttggattctcctataagaattctgcttctataagtaaggtattctgtgcgaatcctctgcagaatttcttctcacgattccaatgtgaggaatgcccgatactctgcgcgaatctttttggttcgtcctgatagagctgcggaaaaaagaacccaccgtctaaaaatgtcagtacgaagagcacgtgctcgtcagtccagaggagaggttcgccagcaacaacACACGGAATTTCTACAaagcggtcaggtgcaagaattttgccatgcctgtgatgtgcaatgatagtgctggcaacctgcttactgacaaaacgacggtagcagccaggtggaagagtatttccagacgctgttgaatagagaagtaaacaggaagatcagcaggtacaggataagaattttgagcgacggccaaactgtggagccattaacacaggaggaggtcaaaaaagcaatcagtgagctgaaaaacggtaaggttgctgtaaaggatggtatcctggctatacttctaaaaacgaggagcgagcagctgtatgaaacaattcgccacctcattgtcaggaatagAATATGggacgaaaataaatatcggaggagtggttgattggcctcatttcccataattttgaaaaacggacatcgacttgagagtacaaactatcgagacattacgttgctcaattttgcctataaggtgctctccctatcgtgtgtggctgagtccgttagctgagttcttcgtcggcgagtttcaagctggttttcaagagggtcgcttcacgatggatcaggtatttaccctgcgtctagtaactgacgagttccgggaatacaacttgcagattcatcatatttttatggatttcaaggcggcatacgattcagtaacacgaaatgagctgtgacagttaacgctaggacatggttttcccacagaactagttacgttgattcgtgtgacgctggctgagtaaaaattataagtcagaatagcagatgagacctcacgtgcttcttgattttgcggatgacgtcgatattaccgaaatcaaaagtacagtagcgaaagaagcctttaggtcatttattggggaattgggacttaccattaacaccgccaaaacgaagtacatggcgtggaaatccaaatggtgttggtgtcgaagaggaactgaatatattttgatatgctcgtgatatgtgacaacgatgtaagtcgcaaaataaaacgactaattgcagctgcgaattggcctttacggaggcattacattttgtagctgaagtcctgtagcttgcaaattcgcataaactgacgctctagagaacactaatcctctcggtggccctttacggacatgaatcatggacgctaaaagaagctgatcgacgaatgcttggggttttagcgtaaagtttagcaaaatccaaaatggcgtgtagcgcagatgcatgaaccacgagctgtattaagaatgtaaatatgctgttataatgaagatagtacagtgtgacagtctgcgctgggattgtcacgtgtctagaatgcccgacgaaagagtaaccaaaattattttaatcatagaatcaagaagagacCGTAGACTTCAGAGTAGacatcgccactgaagtaaactaagtatggagcttaacccgacagttcgatatttataagtagtcctCCTGGTTTCGTTTCGTTAAGTTACTACGACAGTTGTTGTTATCGGCTCTTCAGTTTTTCTGAGTTTTGGATTGCAAAATTACTGTTTTTTGTATCGAAGTTTGCTTAAAGCGATCAATAACTATTCTTAGTTGAGTGATATCGTGGAGTTATAGTAATCCGTACGTTTCTCCGGTGGATAAGGAATATTTTTTCGTTACTGCAAAGTGATTGTTTTGTTTGCGCGGCTTAATCACCGGCAGCACCAGCTTTTTCGTCAAACGCTTCTGACAGTTGCTTGAGTCTGCTTTATCTACCTGCTACGTACCAACGCACGCAACGCAATGGAGAAAAAACAATGCTGCGAATGCAATAATGAAATAAATGATATCGAACCAATGCGCTGTGGTTTTTGCGAGGCTTACATGCATATAAGCCAGCAATGCTGTGGCATTAACGTACGTGGATTGAGAGATGCGTTTACTCTGGGAAAGGTTCTACTCATGTGTACTGCATGTAGAGATGAACTAAATAACCGCAGCGTAAAAAAATATATCAGTGATATGCAATGCCAATCCAGCGGTCCATCCGTTCTATCTGCGCAATGCCAGCGTCTGTGTGATGTCGTCGAATCATTGAGCAGCAAAATAGATAACATTTCACTGAATAATATGCCACCGCTTGCTCCTCCACAAGACCCAACCGGCTCACCAATCTGGCCTGTACGTGGTGTTAAACGTCGTCGAGAAGAACAGCTGCCTTCCAGTGCGGCGGCTACCGATCGCGGAACAAAAGACATTACATTGAATGATCTTTCGGTTCCTTCTATTCTGCCTACCACCGTACCAGCAGCTAAATTTTGGTTGTATCTCTCTGGCCTGAATCCGTTAGCTACTGACAGTGACGTGCAAAAAATTGTGTCACAGTGTTTAAATGTTCCCGACACTACCGAAGTTGTACGACTAGTGCCCAAGGACAAGGATATTAGTCAATTGTCCTTCGTGTCGTACAAAATCGGACTTGACCCGGCGCTGAAAATTCAAGCTTTGGATCCTGCATCCTGGCCGGCTGGCGTACTATTCAGGGAATTTGTAAACCAGCCAAAAAACTTCAACCGACGACCCACTGCAATGGACGAGGTGATGATTTAAATTCAAGGCGTTTTTATGTGGACGATGGGAACCTTAGGGCTCCCATCAGAGGCGAGTATTTATGCGATAATTCTGTTCCTACTGCCCTAAGTGATTCCGTATTGCAGTGTGACGTCGATAGTGCGCATGACATCACTCTCTATCTACAAAATGTACGCGGATTGAGGACTAAAATCGACGAATTCTTCTTGACGACTCACGAGTGTGATCTTGACGTAATATTTTTAACGGAGACCGGACTAGACGACCGCATCGACTCGCTTCAATTATTCGGGACATCTTATAATGTTTTCCGCTGCGACCGTAATCCACGCAACAGTGACAAATCCAGTTTCGGAGGGGTACTTATTGCCGTGGCGCAATGTTATCCTAGCTCGATCGCCGAATCTGCTAACAGTGCCCACGTAGAGCAAGTTTGCGTGAATGCTACTATCCGTGGCAAACAGCTGTTACTTTGCTGCCTGTACATTCCGCCCGATAGGAGTCGTAGCACCGACATTGTCAATATACACGTTTCATCTATTTGTGAGCTTTGGGACAAATGTACTGATCGTGGCTCGCTTCTGGTGTGCGGCGATTTTAATCAGCCTCGCATTGAATGGGGATCGGATGGAAGTCAAAAAGTATCCACAGCACATCTGCCCTGTGCGAGTGCCGCTTTGATCGATGGTATGAATTTTCTGAACCTTACACAAGTGAACACAGAACGAAATCATCTCGGGCGCACATTGGACCTGGTATTTTGCACTTCTGGATGCTTGTTGTCTATCGACCGTTGTGTTACCCCGCTGCTGCCTGTCGACCCTCACCACCCACCGCTTGTGATGTCGATACCTGTCTGTGATAATGGTGATACTGCTACTGTTCTgattgatgaaacaaaaaaattgaatttccgaaaaatcgaTTTCTCTGCACTGGATCAGCACTTGCTCTCTATTGATTGGAGGGCTCTACTGGAGTATAACGACGTGGATGAGATGGCATCGAAGTTTTGTGAAACTATTTCGCGATGGTTGAACTCCAATGTACCTCTTGTGAAACGACCGGCTTCGCCTGCGTGGAGTACCCCGCATCTTAGGCAGTTGAGAAGAGAGCGCAACCGAGCACAGCGTACACATCGGAAACGTAAGACAATGCTGACACAGCGCAACTTTAAACGTACTAGCGATGAATTTCGTCGTTTGAATGCGGTTCTGTACAAATCATATGTCCTGCGTGTGCAAACCGATCTCCGGAAACAACCgaaaaatttttggaatttcGTTAATTCGAAAAGGAAATGCTCCTCCATCCCTTCCCACGTGTGCCTTGACGGAATCGAATCCACTACCGTTTCTGATTCTTGTGAGCTGTTTGCAAACTTCTTCTCATCTGTGTTCGCCAATAAAACAGCCTCTGATCGT is part of the Sabethes cyaneus chromosome 2, idSabCyanKW18_F2, whole genome shotgun sequence genome and harbors:
- the LOC128734403 gene encoding structural maintenance of chromosomes protein 5, with amino-acid sequence MAASAIGKIKSVAVKDFVTYDVAIFYPDEHLNIIIGPNGTGKSTIVAAIVLGMGGHCKLLSRSGSIEDYIKNGKEEAKIEVTLYKNDKRSLITFRRTFDRRGKDRFEIDGTKVSHKEFLQRIRKLNIQIDNLCQFLPQDRVQDFAKMNPQELLMNTQASVCSSNMIEVMDQLLEKRKEQKDVTKSTADHAAKLKEAESKNEELRVQIENMNVRKKYEKEVEVCNARKAWLEYEQIFLDYNATKDDMQLAKTNLNAKQKILDPLKSKAVKLNKTKSELNEKIKQEQSEMGSNSGKLHQMESRTEQMEDQINKQKRDLQDAISQSADRENELEQARKALSLAVQDCKQAYQERGSEKDQEARKTELISQINRLKQESDLLISRRNELNQKIESDIKPEMVSVKRRIESLENVAQVKLRLLQSQFDSTYRATMWLRENEHLFQGKIYEPMILELNVPISDNAKFLENTIAKRDLIAFTCEDKEDMTLFLQKVRQEMGLEGVNVVYSEPADELHYRPRIPIQNIERYGFRSYLIDMVEGPYPILNFLCKLYNLHNVPVGADETSKFVSQIPDEIRLFFTPTNRFVISKSRYTGDKSSRCDDLHKLDLLNKNVDPEVLEERKRVLQRLMRESDKIRNHRNQIEDQIKTIQDQSSELSSERRKLEEKYNSYQQLKIKTKRAEQKCADLTARLIDVSQEKVKFKEACKRAIDDLLNMQRKKISVMDQYVMATVKHEAYKVKLKIFLDKNAELESEIRSAEDAVDSAKKAHELVSRKFDDLKDRLKRKQTFAKSLTNNVTPSNDQFPYKKQFEKLPDQLEELANHMDELQARIDCMAQANGNILEEYETRCKQIEKLREEIQRTSKSTSSLEAEMQKLHDVWYPEISKVVQTINENFTRFMGTMGFAGEVEITRKDERDYDEYGIQIRVKYRNTEKLQTLDRHVQSGGERAVAIAIYTLSLQHITHVPFRCVDEINQGMDPRNERKVFEMLVDETCQPGQSQYFFVTPKLLPNLKYNDLMSVFIVHNGKFIDDSHVFVRDQLRDDV